AAGTTTGATGTCTTGATTGGGATTAACTTGTTGCGTGAAGGGATTGATGTTCCAGAAGTGTCCTTAGTGGTTATTTTGGATGCCGACAAGGAAGGCTTTTTACGAAATGAACGGTCGTTAATTCAAACTATTGGTCGTGCCGCACGGAATGAACATGGATCGGTCATTATGTATGCCGATAAGACCACCGTTTCTATGCAAGCAGCCATGGATGAAACTGCTCGACGGCGGCAGATTCAAGAACAGTATAATCACGATCATCACATCACACCGCACACGATTAAGAAATCAATTCCAGAGTTGATTGCCTCAACGAAAGCGACGGCTGATACTGGTAAAAAGGATGATTTCTTAGAAACTGATTTTGATGATATGACCCATGAACAACAACTCGATATGATTGGCAAGTTGGAAGAGCAGATGAAGACGGCGGCTAAGAAGTTAGACTTTGAACAGGCCGCAACGTTACGAGATACTGTCATGGAATTAAAAGCGCAGATTAGCTAGGAGGTCATTTTTTTGGCGAACGATAAGATTGTCATTCATGGGGCACGAGCCCATAATTTAAAAAATATTGATGTCACGATTCCTCGGAATAAATTAGTGGTCGTGACGGGACTATCTGGTTCCGGTAAGAGTTCGCTGGCGTTTGACACATTGTACGCTGAAGGGCAACGACGTTATGTTGAAAGTCTGTCAGCGTATGCGCGGCAATTCTTAGGGCAAATGCAAAAGCCGGATGTTGATTCAATTGATGGGTTAAGCCCGGCAATCTCAATTGATCAAAAGACGACGTCCAAGAATCCGCGCTCAACAGTCGGTACGGTCACTGAAATTAACGATTATTTACGCTTGTTATGGGCACGGGTTGGGCAACCAATCTGTCCGAATGATGGGACGTTAATCGCCAGTCAAACCGTTGAACAAATGGTTGATCGGGTGCAAAAATTACCAGAACGGACTAAATTACAGATTCTATCACCAGTGGTACGTCAAAAGAAAGGCGAACACAAAAAAATCTTTGAAAAGATCAAGCGCGAAGGTTTTGTACGTGTCAGAGTTGATAATGAGGTTCATGATATTGGCGAAACCTTTGAATTGAATAAGAATCAACAACATACCATCGAAATTGTGATTGACCGTATCGTGGTCAAGTCGGGTGAGCGCTCACGGTTGTTCGATTCGTTTGAAGCAGCTTTACGTTTAAGTGGGGGCTATGCGATTGCGGATGTCATCGGTGGCGACCCAATTCTGTTTTCTGAACACTATGCTTGTCCAGTCTGTGGGTTCACGGTGGGTGAACTTGAACCACGGTTATTCTCTTTTAATGCGCCCCAAGGTGCCTGTCCTGATTGCGAAGGTTTAGGCGTTAAGCTCGAAGTAGATGAAGATTTAGTGGTTCCAGATAAAAGCCTCACGTTAGCCGAAGGCGCTTTAGCACCTTGGAATCCAATTAGTTCACAATACTATCCAGAGATGTTAAAGCAAGCCTGTGAACAGTTGTCAATTCCGCTGGATGTGCCATATGAAGACTTAAGTAAAGCTGAACGACAAACGGTCTTATTTGGTTCGGCGGATCAACAATTCCACTTCCATTACCAAAATGATTTCGGTGGCGTACGCGATGTAGATGCGGTCTTTGAAGGGGTTATTAATAACGTTGATCGGCGTTACCGAGAGACTAGTAGTGACTTTACACGTGACGTGATGCGTAAATACATGACGGAATTAACTTGCCAAACTTGTCACGGTTTCCGGCTGAATCGAAAAGCCTTAGCCGTTAAAGTTGGTGGTCAACATTTAGGCACTGTTTCAGCAGAAGCTATCGGGGATGAACTTGATTTTTTTGCGCAGTTAAAATTATCAGCGCAAGAATTAATCATTGCACAGCCGATTCTAAAAGAAATTCGTGATCGGTTAACGTTCTTACAAAATGTGGGCTTGGCCTATTTGACGTTAAGCCGGGCTGCCCGGACCTTATCTGGGGGCGAAGCACAACGGATTCGCTTGGCAACGCAAATTGGATCGAATCTATCAGGCGTGCTATACATTTTGGATGAACCGTCGATTGGGTTACATCAACGGGATAACGATCGGTTAATTAAGTCGCTAAAGAAAATGCGTGACTTAGGCAATACGCTAATCGTAGTTGAACACGATGAAGATACGATGCGCGCAGCAGATTACATTATTGATATTGGACCAGGTGCTGGCGAAAATGGTGGTGAAGTCATGGCCGCTGGGACACCGAAGCAAGTGGCCCGTTCTCGTAAATCATTGACAGGTCAATATTTAGCCGGCAAACGCTTCATTCCAGTGCCGACCACTCGGCGGCCTGGTAATGGCAAAAAAATTCGGATTACCGGCGCAGCTGAAAATAATTTGAAGCAAATTGATGTGGATTTCCCCTTAGGCGAATTAGTTGTTGTAACCGGGGTTTCTGGATCAGGTAAGTCAACGCTGGTTAATGATATTTTGAAGCGCGCTTTAGCCCAAAAATTAAATCGTAATTCGGAAAAGCCTGGGAAGTACCGGTCAATTAGTGGTGTCAAAAACATTGAACGGTTAGTTAATATTGACCAAAGTCCGATTGGCCGTACGCCACGGAGTAATCCAGCAACGTATACCGGCGTCTTTGATAATATTCGGGACCTATTTGCCCAAACTAATGAAGCTAAGCTCCGTGGGTATCAAAAAGGGCGCTTTAGTTTTAATATTAAGGGCGGCCGCTGCGAAGCTTGCCATGGTGACGGGATTCTAAAGATTGAAATGAACTTTTTACCAGATGTCTTTGTACCGTGTGAAGTGTGTCATGGTCAACAATATAATTCTGAAACTTTGGAAGTCGAATACAAAGGGAAAAACATTGCGGATATTTTAAAGATGACCGCTTCAGAAGCAGTTAAGTTCTTTGAACCAATTCCTAAAATTCGACGGAAACTACAAACCTTAGTGGATGTTGGTCTTGGTTACGTTAAGTTAGGCCAACCAGCCACGACACTGTCTGGTGGTGAAGCCCAACGGATGAAGTTGGCGTCAGAGCTACACAAACAACAATCTGGGAAGAATTTCTATATTTTGGATGAACCAACGACAGGCTTGCATAGCGAGGATATTCGGCGACTCATTGGCGTTTTGGAACGCTTGGTGGATGCCGGCAATACGGTTTTGATTATTGAACATAACTTAGATATTGTTAAGTCAGCGGATCACTTGATTGACTTAGGGCCAGAAGGTGGTGCTGGTGGGGGGCAAGTCCTAGCGACTGGGACCCCAGAAGAAATTGCGGCTGTGCCTGAAAGTTATACTGGTCAATACTTGAAGCCAGTCTTGGCGCGCGATGCTGCTCGACAGGCAACTCCGGTAACCAAATAACCTAAAGTTTGTGGTACACTAACTATGTTATTAGAATTTAATTAGAGGAGTGTTTCAAAATGGCTAAAGTAGAAAGTTTTGCATTAGATCATACGAAAGTTTTAGCACCCTATGTGCGTAAAATCACGGTTGAACATGGTGCCAAGGGTGATGCCATCACTAACTTTGATCTACGGTTAGTTCAACCTAATCAAACGGCGATTGATACCGCAGGGTTGCATACTATTGAACATATGTTAGCCGGATTATTGCGGGACCGGATGGACGGCGTCATTGATTGTTCACCATTTGGTTGCCGAACGGGCTTTCATTTGATCACTTGGGGCGAACACAGTACTGAAGAAGTGGCGAAAGCTTTAAAATCTTCCTTAGAATTTATTGCGGGTCCTGCCAAGTGGGAAGACGTTCAAGGCACAACGATTGATAGTTGTGGGAACTATAAAGATCACTCGTTATTTTCAGCTAAGGAATGGTCAAAGCTGATTTTGTCACAAGGGATTTCTTCTGATCCATTTGTGCGTCAAGTGGTTGAATAAGGTTAAAATTTAATGTTAAAAAAAGTTGTCATACCCAGTCGGTTATGACAACTTTTTTAGTTAAAATGAGAACGAAAATACATTAGCTTATGAATAAATGTATAAATAACCGTTTTAAAAGTGAATATTTCGTTTTATATGAATATTTCCCGTAAATCATTGCATAAAGTTAAAATGGGTGGTACGATACTGTCATTGAGAAGCGATGTTTAAAATTATGGAGGTATAAATCAATGGTCAAACAAAATGATAAAATTATTCTTGCTTATTCAGGTGGATTAGACACGTCGGTTGCGATTAGCTGGTTAAAAGACAAGGGATATGACGTCGTCGCTTGTTGTATTGATGTCGGCGAAGGCAAAGATATGGCAGCGATTAAAGCCAAGGCCTTACAATTAGGTGCTGTTTCGTCATACATGATCGATGCCAAGCAAGAATTTGCCGCCGAATATGCCTTAATCGCGTTACAAGGACATACCTTGTACGAAGGCGAATATCCATTAGTTTCAGCATTATCACGACCATTGATTGCTAAAAAATTAGTGACCTTAGCCAAACAAGAACATGCGGTTG
This genomic window from Lactobacillus sp. CBA3606 contains:
- a CDS encoding S-ribosylhomocysteine lyase, with amino-acid sequence MAKVESFALDHTKVLAPYVRKITVEHGAKGDAITNFDLRLVQPNQTAIDTAGLHTIEHMLAGLLRDRMDGVIDCSPFGCRTGFHLITWGEHSTEEVAKALKSSLEFIAGPAKWEDVQGTTIDSCGNYKDHSLFSAKEWSKLILSQGISSDPFVRQVVE
- the uvrA gene encoding excinuclease ABC subunit UvrA, whose protein sequence is MANDKIVIHGARAHNLKNIDVTIPRNKLVVVTGLSGSGKSSLAFDTLYAEGQRRYVESLSAYARQFLGQMQKPDVDSIDGLSPAISIDQKTTSKNPRSTVGTVTEINDYLRLLWARVGQPICPNDGTLIASQTVEQMVDRVQKLPERTKLQILSPVVRQKKGEHKKIFEKIKREGFVRVRVDNEVHDIGETFELNKNQQHTIEIVIDRIVVKSGERSRLFDSFEAALRLSGGYAIADVIGGDPILFSEHYACPVCGFTVGELEPRLFSFNAPQGACPDCEGLGVKLEVDEDLVVPDKSLTLAEGALAPWNPISSQYYPEMLKQACEQLSIPLDVPYEDLSKAERQTVLFGSADQQFHFHYQNDFGGVRDVDAVFEGVINNVDRRYRETSSDFTRDVMRKYMTELTCQTCHGFRLNRKALAVKVGGQHLGTVSAEAIGDELDFFAQLKLSAQELIIAQPILKEIRDRLTFLQNVGLAYLTLSRAARTLSGGEAQRIRLATQIGSNLSGVLYILDEPSIGLHQRDNDRLIKSLKKMRDLGNTLIVVEHDEDTMRAADYIIDIGPGAGENGGEVMAAGTPKQVARSRKSLTGQYLAGKRFIPVPTTRRPGNGKKIRITGAAENNLKQIDVDFPLGELVVVTGVSGSGKSTLVNDILKRALAQKLNRNSEKPGKYRSISGVKNIERLVNIDQSPIGRTPRSNPATYTGVFDNIRDLFAQTNEAKLRGYQKGRFSFNIKGGRCEACHGDGILKIEMNFLPDVFVPCEVCHGQQYNSETLEVEYKGKNIADILKMTASEAVKFFEPIPKIRRKLQTLVDVGLGYVKLGQPATTLSGGEAQRMKLASELHKQQSGKNFYILDEPTTGLHSEDIRRLIGVLERLVDAGNTVLIIEHNLDIVKSADHLIDLGPEGGAGGGQVLATGTPEEIAAVPESYTGQYLKPVLARDAARQATPVTK